In one Nostoc sp. KVJ3 genomic region, the following are encoded:
- a CDS encoding inorganic phosphate transporter encodes MEYLFLALALSLALAFEFVNGFHDTANAVATVIYTNTLKPNIAVVWSGCWNLIGVLTSTGAVAFGIIALLPVELVLNVGSSAGFAMVFALLISAIMWNLGTWYLGLPASSSHTLIGSIMGVGLANSMLSSGHVFGEGVNWAKAQEVFTSLLVSPIVGFTCAALLLILAKILIKRPELYRAPDHGKAPPTWIRGLLILTCTGVSFAHGSNDGQKGMGLIMLILVGILPGMFALNIDTDAGAIAQLIATSNSVVPVLQQQAPGTSLSSQNITDELSNFLKPTAEANNKTFAALAAESQIIGDKLAGKTSFKQLSKDELGSLRTDMYLVAGTIGKLDKQKKFTDPKQEEALSSYKSQLDKVTKFIPNWVKFAVAIALGLGTMIGWKRIVVTVGEKIGKDHLTYAQGASAELVAMTTIGAADYFGLPVSTTHVLSSGVAGTMAANHSGLQMDTLRNLLLAWVLTLPVCVLLGSATYAGACT; translated from the coding sequence ATGGAATACTTATTTCTAGCTTTGGCGCTGAGTCTTGCACTCGCCTTCGAGTTTGTCAATGGTTTTCATGATACTGCAAATGCAGTTGCCACAGTCATTTACACTAACACCCTGAAGCCAAATATTGCCGTTGTTTGGTCAGGCTGTTGGAACCTAATTGGTGTGCTGACATCAACTGGAGCAGTTGCTTTTGGTATTATTGCCCTACTTCCCGTTGAATTGGTACTCAATGTTGGCTCAAGTGCAGGTTTTGCAATGGTCTTTGCACTTTTGATTTCGGCGATTATGTGGAACTTGGGAACCTGGTACTTGGGTTTACCTGCATCCAGTTCACACACATTGATTGGCTCAATTATGGGTGTTGGTTTAGCCAATTCAATGTTATCTTCGGGTCATGTCTTTGGCGAGGGCGTGAACTGGGCAAAGGCGCAGGAAGTTTTTACATCGCTACTGGTTTCGCCAATCGTCGGATTTACCTGTGCTGCACTACTGTTAATACTGGCAAAAATACTGATTAAACGACCAGAATTGTATCGTGCGCCAGATCATGGTAAAGCACCGCCAACTTGGATACGTGGTTTATTAATCTTGACATGTACTGGTGTGAGCTTCGCCCACGGTTCAAATGATGGTCAAAAAGGTATGGGTTTGATCATGCTTATCTTAGTAGGCATTCTACCAGGGATGTTTGCACTGAATATAGATACCGATGCGGGAGCGATCGCTCAGTTGATTGCTACATCAAACTCTGTAGTTCCAGTACTGCAACAACAAGCACCTGGAACATCGTTAAGTAGCCAAAATATTACAGATGAGCTTTCCAACTTCCTTAAACCAACCGCCGAAGCTAACAACAAAACCTTTGCCGCCCTTGCTGCCGAAAGTCAGATAATTGGAGATAAGCTTGCTGGTAAGACAAGTTTCAAACAGCTTTCAAAGGATGAACTTGGCTCATTACGAACCGATATGTATCTAGTTGCTGGAACAATTGGGAAATTGGACAAGCAGAAAAAATTTACCGATCCTAAACAAGAAGAGGCACTTAGCAGCTATAAAAGTCAGTTGGATAAAGTAACCAAATTCATTCCCAATTGGGTGAAATTTGCCGTCGCCATTGCACTCGGTCTTGGCACAATGATTGGTTGGAAGCGGATTGTGGTGACAGTGGGTGAAAAGATTGGCAAAGACCACCTTACCTACGCTCAAGGAGCTTCCGCCGAGCTAGTAGCGATGACAACAATTGGTGCTGCGGATTATTTCGGTTTGCCAGTCAGCACCACTCACGTCTTGTCGTCTGGTGTAGCAGGTACAATGGCGGCTAATCATTCTGGCTTGCAGATGGATACCCTGAGAAATCTACTACTAGCGTGGGTGCTGACATTACCCGTTTGTGTATTGCTTGGCTCTGCTACATACGCAGGGGCTTGTACATAG
- a CDS encoding ribonuclease T2 family protein, translating into MQLKKLLIASSLLFTSLFIPNAAIAQNRGTPGKFDFYVLTLSWSPDYCAANGSRDQQQCGSGKKLGFVLHGLWPQYQAGYPANCSTQKLPSEVKRQFPNLYPSNKLYDHEWEKHGTCSGKTPAEYLGLSKKLKDAIAIPPAYNRPNKPVRTTTTNFKNSFVSANNNITADGIAPFCSGSGRFLQEVFFCYSKNGEPGTCSAEILKRSQKSCGQPDFLVRNVR; encoded by the coding sequence ATGCAATTAAAGAAACTTCTCATCGCATCTTCTCTGTTATTTACTAGTCTTTTTATACCTAATGCTGCCATTGCTCAAAATCGCGGTACTCCAGGTAAATTTGATTTTTATGTATTGACACTTTCTTGGTCGCCAGATTATTGTGCAGCAAACGGTAGCCGCGATCAGCAGCAGTGTGGTTCTGGAAAGAAACTTGGTTTTGTACTACATGGTTTGTGGCCACAATACCAAGCTGGTTATCCGGCTAATTGTTCCACGCAAAAATTACCGTCGGAAGTAAAGCGGCAGTTCCCCAATTTGTATCCTAGTAATAAACTTTACGATCATGAATGGGAAAAACATGGTACTTGTTCGGGGAAAACTCCTGCGGAATACTTGGGATTGAGTAAAAAGTTAAAAGATGCGATCGCTATTCCCCCAGCTTATAATCGTCCTAATAAACCCGTGCGTACCACAACTACAAATTTTAAAAATTCCTTTGTGAGTGCGAATAATAACATTACTGCCGATGGAATAGCACCTTTTTGTTCTGGTTCGGGAAGATTTTTGCAAGAAGTCTTCTTTTGTTATTCTAAAAATGGTGAACCTGGTACTTGTAGCGCCGAGATTTTGAAGCGATCGCAAAAAAGTTGTGGTCAACCAGATTTTTTAGTGAGAAACGTTAGATAA
- a CDS encoding pyridoxal phosphate-dependent aminotransferase — MKLAARVSQVTPSLTLAIAAKAKALKAEGIDVCSFSAGEPDFDTPAHIKAAAVKALEEGKTKYGAAAGEPKLREAIAHKLKIDNGLDYKSENVIVTNGGKHSLYNLIVALIDPGDEVIIPAPYWLSYPEMVTLVGGVSVIVPTDATTGYKITPEQLRKAITPKTKLFILNSPSNPTGMVYTPAEIKALAQVIVDADILVVSDEIYEKILYDGAEHISIGSLGKEIFDRTLISNGFAKAYSMTGWRLGYLAGPVEIIKAASTIQGHSTSNVCTFAQYGAIAALQSSQDCVEEMRQAFAKRRQVMLDRLNAIPGLSTAKPDGAFYLFPDISKTGLKSLEFCDALLEKHQVAVIPGIAFGADDNIRLSYATDMATIEKGMDRLEKFVKSRI, encoded by the coding sequence ATGAAGCTGGCAGCAAGAGTAAGTCAGGTAACACCTTCATTAACCTTAGCGATCGCAGCCAAGGCTAAGGCACTGAAGGCGGAAGGAATAGATGTTTGTAGTTTTAGCGCTGGAGAACCAGATTTTGATACCCCAGCGCATATTAAAGCCGCAGCAGTCAAAGCTTTGGAAGAAGGCAAAACCAAATATGGTGCAGCAGCCGGAGAACCAAAGTTAAGGGAAGCGATCGCCCATAAGCTTAAAATTGATAATGGTCTTGATTACAAGTCCGAGAATGTCATTGTCACCAATGGCGGAAAGCATTCTCTGTACAACTTGATAGTGGCGCTAATCGATCCAGGTGATGAGGTCATTATCCCTGCACCCTACTGGCTAAGTTATCCCGAAATGGTGACTTTAGTCGGTGGAGTATCGGTAATTGTGCCCACAGATGCCACAACGGGTTATAAAATTACTCCCGAACAACTCCGTAAAGCAATCACGCCGAAAACGAAGTTATTTATCCTCAACTCCCCATCTAACCCCACAGGGATGGTTTACACGCCAGCCGAAATCAAAGCACTGGCGCAGGTAATAGTTGATGCAGATATCTTAGTTGTCTCTGATGAGATTTACGAAAAGATTCTCTACGACGGTGCAGAACATATCAGCATCGGTTCGCTAGGGAAGGAAATTTTTGACCGCACTTTGATTAGTAATGGATTTGCAAAGGCTTATTCCATGACTGGGTGGAGACTTGGTTATTTAGCGGGGCCAGTGGAAATCATTAAAGCCGCGAGTACCATCCAAGGGCATAGTACATCTAACGTGTGTACCTTTGCTCAATATGGTGCGATCGCAGCGCTACAAAGTTCCCAAGATTGTGTCGAAGAAATGCGCCAAGCCTTCGCCAAACGCCGACAGGTAATGCTAGACAGACTCAACGCCATTCCTGGATTGAGTACCGCCAAACCAGATGGCGCGTTTTATCTGTTCCCTGATATCAGCAAAACCGGTCTAAAATCCCTAGAATTTTGTGACGCTTTGCTAGAAAAACATCAAGTTGCAGTTATTCCCGGAATTGCTTTTGGCGCTGATGACAATATTCGCCTTTCCTACGCCACAGATATGGCGACGATTGAAAAGGGAATGGATCGATTAGAGAAATTTGTCAAGTCACGGATCTAG
- a CDS encoding antitoxin family protein: protein MVEKITAVFNGKVFYPAEPIALPINTRVRISIEILPPSEHETVSFLQTARSLNLDGPADWSTNIDKYLYSK from the coding sequence ATGGTAGAAAAAATCACAGCTGTGTTTAATGGCAAAGTCTTCTATCCGGCTGAACCGATCGCACTGCCAATCAATACCCGCGTGCGAATCAGTATCGAAATTTTACCGCCTAGCGAACATGAAACGGTATCATTTCTGCAAACGGCGCGATCGCTCAACTTAGATGGGCCAGCTGATTGGTCTACCAATATAGATAAATATTTGTACAGTAAGTAA
- a CDS encoding type II toxin-antitoxin system VapC family toxin, with protein MHSEVFLDTSFAIALSAPSDRLHDRALHLAKMLQAAETRLVTTQAVMLEIGNALSQQPYRQAAIILLNSLVADSKVEIVPLSQELYERAFELYREQTKREWGFVDCVSFIVMEYSGITEALTADEHFQQAGFRALLRENLP; from the coding sequence ATGCATTCTGAAGTCTTTCTTGATACATCATTTGCCATTGCTTTATCTGCACCGAGCGATCGCTTGCATGACCGAGCCTTACATCTGGCTAAAATGTTACAAGCGGCAGAAACTCGTTTGGTGACAACACAGGCGGTAATGTTGGAAATTGGCAATGCCTTATCCCAACAACCTTATCGTCAGGCGGCAATTATATTATTAAATTCTCTAGTAGCTGACTCGAAAGTAGAAATTGTCCCCCTCTCCCAAGAACTCTACGAACGTGCTTTTGAACTATATCGCGAACAAACTAAAAGAGAATGGGGATTTGTGGATTGTGTATCTTTTATTGTGATGGAATATAGCGGAATCACTGAAGCACTAACTGCTGATGAGCATTTTCAACAAGCGGGTTTTCGGGCATTACTGCGAGAAAATTTGCCTTAA
- a CDS encoding metallophosphoesterase family protein: MKLISDPPIPVKIQKMKERVRWMHPSFVQRGIDQTSMVIDDRREDSPEFSFMVIGDSGTQSHYRHHPQRKVAELMLPHRDDCSFVLHTGDVIYVVGSQEYYSTNFIEPYREFLVGGDNPKSILYDRMVFNLPFLPVPGNHDYYDVPLMYRLLTGTTSSLRRLFRYKDIEIGWHGSYQGNAYARAFMDYTQAIASPQELERHLDRHYTAKTDTGRCLRYEPGQFTRLPNRYYTFRYGGIDFFALDSNTFNTPSPLPATQEGEIYRRELQKRRQEIDREELQILGICDRLNPDKPAEAEQLDELSAKLDQIDEIKIDIEKQLASQKMAAIDFEQLEWLRSRLIESWNTSEVRGRVIFFHHPPYVTEATKWNQAQTLAVRHRLRWVFEQVAETLGSLIKERPIVDLILNGHAHCLEHLCTTDTGFADSHINCIISGGSGHRPRYQRREGTELMEIFTEIAGKPTRKVADSMLFVGRHDYNFQNRRPYSCVRIDVLDGSPPKFIIRPLVTERVEDEWCNRELEPFMI, translated from the coding sequence ATGAAATTGATTTCCGATCCACCGATTCCTGTGAAAATCCAAAAAATGAAGGAACGGGTGCGGTGGATGCATCCAAGTTTTGTGCAACGGGGAATTGACCAAACCAGCATGGTTATTGACGATCGCAGGGAAGATAGTCCAGAATTTTCCTTTATGGTGATTGGTGATTCTGGTACTCAATCCCATTATCGACACCACCCCCAGCGAAAAGTTGCCGAATTGATGCTGCCTCACCGAGATGATTGCAGTTTTGTGTTGCACACAGGCGATGTAATCTATGTGGTTGGTTCCCAAGAATATTATTCAACAAACTTTATTGAACCTTACCGGGAATTTCTTGTCGGTGGCGACAACCCGAAAAGCATTCTCTACGATCGCATGGTGTTTAATCTGCCGTTCTTGCCAGTACCTGGTAATCATGATTACTATGATGTACCCTTGATGTATCGTTTATTGACTGGAACAACATCTTCATTACGTCGCCTGTTCCGCTACAAAGATATCGAGATCGGCTGGCATGGATCGTATCAAGGAAATGCTTATGCACGAGCATTTATGGATTATACCCAAGCGATCGCTTCCCCACAAGAATTAGAACGTCATTTAGATCGACACTATACTGCTAAAACTGACACAGGGCGGTGTTTGCGTTATGAACCCGGACAGTTTACCCGTTTACCCAATCGCTATTACACCTTTCGTTATGGCGGGATTGACTTTTTCGCACTGGATTCTAATACTTTTAATACACCATCACCTTTACCTGCAACTCAAGAGGGAGAAATTTATCGCCGGGAATTGCAAAAGCGTCGCCAGGAAATAGATCGAGAAGAATTGCAGATTTTGGGAATATGCGATCGCCTCAACCCAGATAAACCTGCCGAAGCGGAACAACTTGATGAACTTAGCGCCAAATTAGATCAAATAGACGAGATCAAAATCGATATTGAAAAACAATTGGCATCTCAGAAAATGGCTGCGATCGATTTTGAACAACTTGAATGGTTGCGAAGCAGACTAATCGAATCTTGGAACACCTCAGAAGTGCGTGGACGTGTCATCTTTTTCCACCATCCACCTTACGTTACTGAGGCTACTAAGTGGAATCAGGCACAAACCTTAGCGGTTCGCCATCGTTTGCGCTGGGTGTTTGAACAAGTAGCAGAAACTCTTGGTTCTCTAATTAAAGAACGTCCCATAGTCGATTTGATTTTAAATGGTCACGCCCACTGTTTGGAGCATCTTTGCACAACTGATACCGGATTTGCTGACTCTCACATTAACTGTATTATCTCTGGTGGTAGTGGTCATCGTCCCCGCTATCAACGGCGAGAGGGAACTGAATTGATGGAGATTTTTACAGAAATTGCAGGTAAACCGACTCGGAAAGTTGCTGATTCAATGCTTTTTGTGGGTCGTCATGATTACAATTTCCAGAATCGGCGGCCTTACTCATGTGTGCGGATTGATGTTTTGGATGGTAGCCCGCCCAAGTTTATCATCAGACCACTGGTTACTGAACGGGTTGAAGATGAGTGGTGTAACCGCGAACTTGAACCTTTTATGATTTAA
- a CDS encoding phosphodiester glycosidase family protein → MSTKKLFLLFILIIGASLLSGCQEIEANSISKVSKTCPGKDAKFSIDFFKTNNQGKKNPRGINNVIILNPKSPELDFKVNVGLSHKLYAKDAKGKLRKEYIPKQFHELISDENAKLNGQLPIAAINADYIGTDNKPQGLNISRGVEYSGAFKNKRSSFGISGGTPSQRQATIQAGRRNSDILNYNLVGGNGRFYRQGKFKNICQDLGEFACKNATNRSLAAITDRGYVILLVNDLKANSEIELSQLNQELLPDMFDNVLEGIASNNCLGKIQEGILFDGGMSPGLNYNQKTYVENLGPIGSVFLIYKK, encoded by the coding sequence ATGTCAACCAAGAAATTATTTTTGTTATTTATCTTGATAATTGGTGCAAGCCTATTATCAGGTTGTCAAGAAATTGAAGCAAATTCAATCTCAAAAGTATCTAAAACTTGCCCTGGCAAAGATGCTAAATTTAGTATTGATTTTTTTAAAACCAATAATCAAGGTAAAAAAAATCCCAGAGGTATTAATAATGTGATTATTCTTAATCCCAAATCACCAGAATTAGATTTCAAAGTTAATGTTGGTCTATCTCATAAACTCTACGCCAAAGATGCTAAAGGTAAACTCCGTAAAGAATACATCCCAAAACAGTTTCATGAACTCATCAGTGATGAGAATGCCAAATTAAATGGACAGCTACCCATTGCCGCAATTAATGCCGACTATATAGGTACTGATAATAAACCACAAGGCTTAAATATTTCTCGTGGCGTAGAGTATTCAGGAGCATTTAAAAATAAACGTTCTTCTTTTGGCATATCAGGAGGTACACCCAGCCAGCGACAGGCTACTATCCAGGCTGGTAGAAGAAATAGCGATATTCTCAATTACAATTTAGTGGGTGGTAATGGCAGATTCTACCGTCAGGGTAAGTTTAAGAATATTTGTCAAGACTTGGGAGAATTTGCTTGTAAAAATGCAACTAATCGCTCTCTGGCAGCTATCACCGATCGAGGCTATGTAATACTATTAGTTAATGACTTGAAAGCTAATTCAGAGATTGAATTATCTCAACTTAATCAAGAATTACTACCAGATATGTTTGATAATGTCCTAGAAGGTATTGCGAGCAATAACTGTTTAGGTAAGATTCAAGAAGGAATTTTATTTGATGGAGGGATGTCTCCAGGATTGAATTATAATCAGAAAACTTATGTAGAAAATCTTGGGCCGATTGGTTCAGTTTTTTTGATTTACAAAAAATAA
- a CDS encoding DUF4912 domain-containing protein, which produces MAKERPPLEEMTLRQLRRVASEYSISRYSRMRKSQLLASILEVQRSKTLLSPSRSLEAQETVEAAKFELGQEDRTGGSLADVDEGLADLPSGYGESRIVLLPRDPQWAYTYWDIPNEDKEELRRQGGQQLALRIYDVTDINIEYQSPHSIQEYPADELAREWYLPVPVSDRDYVIDIGYRAADGRWLVLARSARVHIPPVYPSDWIEDVFITVNFEEDLRGKTQYELVPPAKKIAATATTNGNAVNTNGNPIYDQIFGLAESAEGLRVAGSIFGSQHQVPSPEQALSSYIFPSGVGMWAVPTVSGLTASGAGMSGVGFSASAVPVRPRKFWLIADAELIVYGATEPDATVTIGGRPIQLNPDGTFRFQMSFQDGLIDYPILAVAADGEQTRSIQMKFNRETPSRNTNTKEDAVLEWFS; this is translated from the coding sequence ATGGCAAAAGAACGCCCGCCACTAGAAGAGATGACCTTACGGCAACTCCGCAGAGTTGCCAGCGAATATAGCATCTCTCGCTATAGCCGAATGCGTAAATCACAATTGCTGGCATCAATTTTAGAAGTCCAGCGCAGCAAAACTTTGCTCAGTCCATCTCGTTCATTGGAGGCACAGGAAACCGTGGAAGCTGCTAAGTTTGAATTAGGTCAGGAAGATCGTACAGGTGGATCTCTAGCTGATGTTGATGAAGGACTCGCAGATTTGCCCTCTGGCTATGGTGAAAGCCGGATTGTCCTCTTGCCACGCGATCCTCAGTGGGCTTACACTTACTGGGATATTCCCAATGAAGATAAAGAGGAACTGCGTCGCCAAGGGGGACAACAACTCGCACTGCGAATTTATGATGTCACCGATATTAATATCGAATACCAAAGTCCCCACAGCATTCAAGAATATCCTGCTGATGAACTAGCTAGAGAATGGTATCTACCAGTTCCAGTTAGCGATCGCGATTATGTGATAGATATCGGCTATCGTGCTGCTGATGGTCGCTGGTTAGTACTAGCTCGTTCTGCTAGAGTCCATATTCCTCCCGTCTATCCTTCTGACTGGATTGAAGATGTCTTCATCACTGTCAACTTTGAAGAAGATTTGCGTGGTAAGACTCAGTATGAACTGGTTCCCCCCGCCAAGAAGATTGCAGCTACAGCTACCACCAATGGTAACGCTGTGAATACCAACGGCAATCCTATCTACGACCAAATATTTGGTTTGGCCGAATCTGCCGAAGGACTACGGGTTGCTGGTTCTATCTTCGGTTCGCAACACCAAGTACCAAGTCCAGAACAAGCCCTTAGCTCTTACATTTTCCCCTCTGGTGTGGGTATGTGGGCAGTTCCCACCGTGTCTGGCTTAACCGCTTCCGGTGCAGGAATGTCAGGTGTTGGCTTCTCTGCTTCAGCCGTACCCGTTCGTCCGCGCAAGTTCTGGTTAATTGCCGATGCTGAGTTGATAGTTTACGGTGCAACCGAACCCGACGCTACCGTAACCATTGGCGGCCGTCCAATTCAGCTAAATCCAGATGGAACATTCCGCTTCCAGATGTCCTTCCAAGATGGTTTAATCGACTATCCGATTTTGGCTGTAGCTGCTGATGGTGAGCAAACCCGATCAATTCAGATGAAATTTAATCGTGAGACACCATCTCGAAATACTAACACCAAAGAAGACGCTGTTTTAGAATGGTTCTCTTAA
- the pyrR gene encoding bifunctional pyr operon transcriptional regulator/uracil phosphoribosyltransferase PyrR: protein MSAKVVEILSSEEIRRTLTRLASQIVERTRDLSQLVLLGIYTRGAFLAELLARQIEILEGVAVSVGALDITFYRDDLDKIGLRTPTKSEIPFDLTGKTVVLVDDVIFKGRTIRAALNAVNDYGRPEVIRLAVLVDRGHRELPIHPDFIGKKLPTAKEEVVKVYLQNYDGRDAVELIGD, encoded by the coding sequence ATGTCTGCAAAAGTAGTTGAAATTCTCTCATCCGAAGAAATTCGTCGTACCTTGACTCGTCTTGCTTCTCAAATTGTCGAAAGGACACGTGATTTGTCTCAACTGGTGCTTCTTGGTATATATACCAGGGGTGCGTTCTTAGCCGAATTGTTGGCGCGTCAGATTGAGATCCTAGAAGGTGTAGCCGTGTCAGTCGGGGCTTTGGACATAACATTTTATCGAGATGACCTCGACAAAATTGGATTGCGGACTCCAACGAAAAGCGAAATTCCTTTTGATCTTACGGGAAAAACCGTTGTCCTTGTAGATGATGTGATTTTTAAAGGACGAACGATTCGCGCTGCTTTGAACGCAGTCAACGACTACGGTAGACCAGAAGTGATTCGTTTAGCTGTGTTAGTAGATAGAGGTCATCGGGAATTACCAATTCACCCAGATTTTATTGGCAAAAAGTTACCTACTGCTAAAGAAGAAGTTGTCAAAGTTTACTTACAAAATTACGATGGGCGAGATGCAGTCGAGTTGATTGGAGATTAA